The following are encoded in a window of Bacillota bacterium genomic DNA:
- the ileS gene encoding isoleucine--tRNA ligase — translation MEYKATLNLPRTDFPMRANLPQREPEILRFWEEAHLYRQVQNSTRGKPKFILHDGPPYANGDIHLGHTLNKILKDIIVKYRTMTGHDAPYVPGWDTHGLPIEQQAIKTLGVDRNQVDVLEFRRICKEYALKYVTIQREQFKRLGVQGDWDNPYLTLEPAYEAVQIGIFGEMAKRGFIYKGLKPVYWCADCETALAEAEVEYQEKESPSIYVLFPVKESKGLFPLDDRTYILIWTTTPWTIPGNTAISLHPDFDYVLAEVAGMKIIVAEKLLAPVSGIKGKKSPRVLGGWKGRQLEGIRCAHPFYDRDSLVVLGEHVTLEQGTGAVHTAPAHGMEDFEVCQAYHIPVVSLVDGKGIFVSEAGPFAGMKIWDANQSVIEELERRGLLYHQEKIVHQYPHCWRCKDPLLFRAAEQWFASIDGFRKEALKAIEEVQWIPAWGKERIYNMVAERGDWCISRQRVWGVPIPIFYCNDCQRTIINDLTITRLQDLFRRYGSDVWFERSAEELLPPGFVCPECGGKAFRKESDTMDVWFDSGSSHAAVLEQRPELRWPADLYLEGSDQHRGWFNSSLCTAVATRGAAPYRAVLTHGFVVDEEGRKMSKSLGNVIDPQELIEKFGADILRLWVSSSDYRSDVAVSQNIMNQLAEAYRKIRNTFRFMLGNLYDFDPVRDRLSYEDLSLLDRWALLKLHRLIQRVTKAYETYEFHMVYHAISNFCVVDLSSFYLDVTKDALYCSYPSSRERRGIQTVLYEMVNVLARLLAPVLSFTAEEVWGHLPRAREQFFSVHLAPWPQVDGRCLDQELEAKWEQILKIREEITRALEAARKEKVIGPSTEAFVFLYPENEESAAFLREIEADLATILIVSGVKVYETWVAAPGGSLSAENTYAMKILIQRAPGRKCARCWLYHESVGASGEHPALCERCYHVVKQYESGAAGSEA, via the coding sequence ATGGAATACAAGGCAACATTAAATCTGCCCCGGACAGATTTTCCGATGAGGGCCAATTTACCTCAGCGCGAGCCTGAGATTTTGCGTTTTTGGGAGGAGGCGCACCTTTACCGGCAGGTTCAAAACAGCACTCGGGGAAAACCAAAATTTATCCTGCATGACGGCCCTCCCTATGCCAACGGTGACATCCATTTGGGCCATACCCTGAACAAAATTTTAAAGGACATAATTGTCAAGTACCGGACGATGACGGGGCATGATGCCCCCTATGTACCCGGCTGGGATACACACGGTTTGCCCATTGAGCAGCAGGCGATTAAAACCCTGGGTGTTGACCGGAATCAGGTGGATGTTTTAGAGTTCCGCCGCATCTGCAAGGAGTATGCCCTTAAATACGTGACCATTCAGCGGGAGCAGTTCAAGCGCCTGGGAGTGCAGGGGGATTGGGACAATCCCTATTTAACTCTGGAGCCGGCGTACGAAGCGGTGCAAATCGGAATTTTCGGAGAAATGGCGAAACGCGGGTTTATTTATAAAGGCTTAAAACCGGTTTACTGGTGTGCCGACTGCGAAACCGCCCTTGCGGAAGCGGAAGTGGAATATCAGGAAAAAGAATCCCCCTCTATTTACGTTCTGTTTCCCGTGAAAGAAAGCAAGGGGCTCTTCCCGCTTGACGACCGGACCTATATCCTGATCTGGACCACGACGCCCTGGACGATTCCCGGAAACACTGCCATCAGCCTGCACCCGGACTTCGACTATGTTCTGGCCGAGGTTGCCGGGATGAAAATCATCGTGGCGGAAAAGCTTTTGGCTCCGGTGAGCGGCATCAAAGGGAAAAAAAGCCCCCGCGTGCTCGGCGGCTGGAAAGGACGCCAGCTGGAAGGAATCCGCTGTGCACACCCCTTTTATGATAGGGATTCCCTCGTGGTGCTGGGTGAGCATGTAACCCTGGAGCAGGGCACCGGTGCGGTTCATACTGCCCCTGCCCACGGCATGGAAGACTTTGAGGTTTGCCAGGCGTATCACATTCCCGTTGTTTCCCTGGTGGATGGAAAGGGAATCTTTGTCTCCGAGGCCGGCCCCTTCGCCGGGATGAAGATCTGGGATGCCAATCAGAGTGTAATCGAGGAACTGGAGAGGCGGGGCCTGTTATACCACCAGGAAAAGATTGTCCACCAGTACCCCCACTGCTGGCGGTGCAAAGATCCCCTGCTCTTCCGGGCGGCAGAGCAGTGGTTCGCCTCAATTGACGGTTTCCGGAAAGAGGCCCTCAAGGCGATTGAAGAGGTGCAGTGGATCCCTGCCTGGGGAAAAGAGCGCATTTACAACATGGTGGCGGAGCGGGGGGACTGGTGCATTTCCCGCCAGCGCGTTTGGGGAGTGCCGATTCCCATTTTTTACTGCAACGACTGCCAGAGGACCATCATCAACGATCTGACCATCACCCGGCTCCAGGACCTCTTCCGCCGCTACGGCTCCGATGTTTGGTTTGAGCGGAGCGCGGAGGAGCTTTTGCCTCCCGGTTTTGTGTGTCCCGAATGCGGCGGAAAAGCTTTCCGGAAAGAGAGCGATACGATGGATGTCTGGTTCGATTCCGGTTCCAGCCACGCTGCGGTTTTGGAGCAGCGCCCGGAACTCAGGTGGCCCGCGGACCTCTACCTTGAAGGGAGCGATCAGCACCGGGGCTGGTTCAACTCATCCCTCTGCACCGCGGTGGCAACCCGGGGCGCTGCGCCATACCGGGCCGTTCTGACGCACGGTTTTGTGGTGGATGAAGAAGGGCGGAAGATGTCAAAGTCCCTGGGGAACGTCATTGATCCCCAGGAGTTAATCGAGAAATTTGGAGCCGATATTTTGCGCCTCTGGGTTTCCTCTTCAGACTACCGGAGTGATGTCGCTGTTTCCCAGAACATTATGAACCAGCTTGCCGAAGCCTACCGGAAAATCCGCAACACCTTCCGCTTTATGCTGGGCAATCTCTACGATTTCGACCCTGTTCGGGATCGCCTTTCTTATGAAGATCTAAGCCTGCTTGACCGGTGGGCCTTGCTGAAGCTGCATCGTTTGATCCAGAGGGTGACGAAGGCTTACGAGACCTACGAGTTCCACATGGTTTACCATGCCATCTCTAACTTCTGTGTTGTTGATTTGAGTTCCTTTTATCTTGATGTTACGAAGGATGCTTTATATTGCTCCTATCCCTCAAGCCGGGAGCGCCGCGGCATCCAGACCGTCCTTTACGAGATGGTCAACGTGCTGGCGCGCCTGCTGGCGCCTGTTCTGAGCTTTACGGCAGAAGAGGTTTGGGGCCATCTCCCCCGCGCCAGGGAGCAGTTCTTCAGCGTTCATCTGGCTCCCTGGCCTCAGGTTGACGGGCGCTGCCTGGATCAGGAACTTGAAGCAAAGTGGGAGCAGATTTTAAAGATCCGGGAGGAAATCACGAGGGCGCTGGAGGCTGCAAGAAAAGAAAAGGTAATCGGCCCTTCCACCGAGGCGTTTGTTTTCCTTTACCCCGAAAACGAAGAATCTGCTGCCTTCTTAAGAGAAATCGAAGCCGACCTGGCAACTATTTTGATTGTTTCCGGGGTGAAAGTTTACGAAACGTGGGTGGCAGCACCCGGGGGGTCCCTTAGTGCGGAGAACACCTATGCAATGAAGATCCTGATCCAAAGGGCTCCGGGCAGGAAGTGTGCGCGTTGCTGGCTCTACCACGAGTCGGTAGGCGCTTCAGGCGAGCATCCTGCCTTGTGTGAGCGCTGTTATCATGTGGTAAAACAGTACGAGTCCGGGGCGGCGGGTTCAGAAGCTTAG